Proteins from a single region of Streptomyces vinaceus:
- a CDS encoding ricin-type beta-trefoil lectin domain protein — MGALPKALQQAKAERKPVPVTTMTTATTETLANPDGTLSTTSYIKPVRVLKSGKWNPLDATLQHNADGTYSPLATPAGVSLSGGGTGPLATLTNGAGKRLGLSFPVSLPTPRVNGSSALYADVFPGVDLQASVSDQGAFSEVLIVRNAEAAANPALRSLRLAAKADGLTMGSDDAGNLQVTTPEGAPAFTSATPLMWDSTTSAAPKGLPSKSFVAGRTTVAAEGTGTPPAPPAETPARSSATRPGEGAQVRPIGISAQAEAVTLTPDLDLLTGPTTSYPVFIDPVVNPVTSGTGHYVVAQEGCPGANTYDTAQDWGEGVGYQQYTSNCFGMQESFFEINTSALTPQMVIQKSTLYLTETYGADHGCSNTWPLTLKHTNGISSGTNWNKRPSAIATIGTQQISSASPANDCGYKSANFDVTDRIRQGASQDADTWTFGLYGDSRKTVSNLGFMRFSTNPYLVTVFDIPPYAPDSPSTTPDSANPGGPACNNGSRGWIGRTAVSYATTNLTLNARLTTPMEGVNLQAVYQVWDDMKNNGSGAPATVSQPRSSYVAPGTTARTNVGLALADGHAYGWSVKAFDGTLEGPWTSYCGFKVDLTPPTAVAFADSKAFPPLASGRTPTAHAGDSGITIAVSSKDTTPAGCDLSACIRSDIRRFEYSLDTPIPTTGAQSIAVTPDANGAATANIPINLTAQQWGTHTLYVQAVDGANNARPAGYSFYAPWNPATPVTAGDVTGDGIPDTLRPDRSGSGSLLLIPGNTDASATAITASTSAQSPDNTAWDNYLVTHRGSLSQSGVDDIFAYNRNTHQLYAYGNDASANGTPGHFSLTQQVMHISSKPACNAAAQCTGYVADWSKVSQILAPGSFDNTLGLADLITVEDNRLWYYPGASSGGLHLDQGMLLGSGDWSRTTLIAPGKIGNTPTLWARDDATGRIYSYALKFDANGVPTALLAPPSTQAPSAAIATLDAAVYPQVGSYGDLNGDGLADLWAINTGQQLLAFNGTVTGFSPSAVSLGNLNVPAAQWKLTGQSGNTTPSTDGKYPATVSGVTWSSGAIGGRPTDYAEFKGAQSTITANGPVVDTQKSFTISTWAKPGSATSIIASQDLTRTSSFILYADANSSQWHFALANGDTDGWPFDYTYAANDAARFTPGAWTRLTAVYNAQSGLMSLYVNGVLASSGQHQASTSPTSSGPLVFGRFKADGKPQDSLTGGISNFAVYSYAATPTAPGAAGPIALTGSPANCMDNDNARPDDGNKIQIARCNGTPAQNFEVRGDGTLRIQGKCLDASNEATANTTLLMLYTCHGRPNQQFVPRADSSFYNPVSGRCIDLGNLNTTPGTPLWLYDCNLSDAQRWSVPALTTTSLPVPTP; from the coding sequence GTGGGCGCACTGCCGAAGGCCCTCCAGCAGGCCAAGGCCGAGCGGAAGCCGGTCCCGGTCACCACGATGACCACCGCGACCACGGAAACCCTCGCGAACCCGGACGGCACCCTCAGCACCACGTCCTACATCAAGCCTGTTCGCGTACTGAAGTCGGGGAAGTGGAATCCCCTCGATGCCACCCTGCAGCACAACGCGGACGGCACGTACAGCCCGCTCGCCACACCTGCCGGCGTCTCGCTCTCCGGCGGCGGTACCGGCCCACTGGCCACACTGACGAATGGCGCAGGCAAGCGCCTCGGCCTGTCCTTCCCCGTCTCGCTGCCGACGCCCCGAGTCAACGGCAGCAGCGCGCTGTACGCGGACGTCTTCCCCGGGGTGGACCTCCAGGCATCCGTCAGTGATCAGGGCGCGTTCAGCGAGGTGCTGATCGTCCGCAATGCCGAGGCGGCGGCGAACCCCGCACTGCGCAGCCTTCGGCTGGCCGCGAAGGCCGACGGCCTCACCATGGGCAGCGACGACGCCGGCAACCTTCAGGTCACCACACCTGAAGGGGCTCCGGCATTCACCAGTGCCACCCCCCTCATGTGGGACTCCACCACCTCTGCCGCCCCCAAGGGCCTTCCGAGCAAGAGCTTCGTCGCCGGCCGAACAACCGTGGCCGCCGAGGGCACCGGTACTCCTCCAGCGCCCCCAGCCGAGACTCCGGCACGGTCGTCGGCAACACGCCCCGGGGAAGGCGCCCAGGTCAGGCCGATCGGTATCTCGGCGCAGGCCGAGGCCGTGACCTTGACCCCCGACCTGGATCTGCTGACCGGCCCGACGACCTCCTACCCCGTCTTCATCGACCCTGTCGTCAACCCCGTCACCTCCGGGACCGGCCACTACGTGGTGGCCCAGGAAGGGTGCCCGGGGGCGAACACCTACGACACCGCGCAGGACTGGGGGGAAGGGGTCGGCTACCAGCAGTACACCTCCAACTGCTTCGGAATGCAGGAATCGTTCTTCGAGATCAACACGAGTGCTCTGACACCGCAGATGGTGATCCAGAAGTCGACTCTGTACCTCACCGAGACCTACGGCGCGGACCACGGCTGCTCCAACACGTGGCCACTCACCCTGAAGCACACCAACGGCATCAGCAGCGGAACCAACTGGAACAAGCGGCCCAGTGCGATCGCCACGATCGGGACCCAGCAGATCTCCAGCGCCAGCCCGGCCAACGACTGCGGCTACAAGAGCGCGAACTTCGACGTCACCGACCGCATCAGGCAAGGGGCATCGCAGGATGCCGACACCTGGACCTTCGGCCTCTACGGCGACAGCCGAAAGACGGTGTCGAACCTCGGATTCATGCGGTTCAGCACCAACCCGTACCTGGTCACGGTCTTCGACATCCCGCCCTACGCTCCGGACTCCCCGAGCACCACTCCCGACTCCGCGAACCCCGGCGGCCCGGCCTGCAACAACGGGTCTCGGGGCTGGATCGGTAGGACGGCCGTCAGCTACGCGACTACCAACCTCACGCTCAACGCCCGCCTGACGACTCCGATGGAGGGCGTGAACCTCCAGGCCGTCTATCAGGTCTGGGACGACATGAAGAACAACGGCAGCGGCGCTCCCGCCACCGTGTCTCAGCCCAGGAGCAGCTACGTCGCGCCCGGAACCACGGCGCGTACCAACGTGGGTCTCGCCCTCGCCGACGGCCATGCGTACGGCTGGAGCGTGAAAGCCTTCGACGGCACCCTGGAAGGCCCCTGGACCTCGTACTGCGGCTTCAAGGTCGACCTGACTCCCCCCACCGCTGTCGCCTTCGCCGATTCGAAGGCGTTCCCGCCGCTCGCCAGCGGCCGCACGCCCACCGCACACGCCGGCGACTCCGGAATCACCATCGCCGTGTCCAGCAAGGACACCACCCCCGCCGGATGTGATCTCTCGGCCTGCATCAGGAGCGACATCCGGCGATTCGAATACTCCCTCGACACGCCCATCCCCACGACCGGCGCACAGTCGATCGCCGTCACTCCCGACGCGAACGGCGCTGCCACCGCCAATATCCCGATCAACCTCACCGCCCAGCAGTGGGGCACCCACACCCTTTACGTCCAGGCGGTGGACGGGGCCAACAACGCGCGGCCCGCCGGATACAGTTTCTACGCTCCGTGGAACCCGGCAACGCCGGTCACCGCCGGAGACGTCACGGGCGACGGGATACCGGACACGCTGAGGCCGGACCGGAGCGGCAGCGGAAGCCTCCTCCTCATCCCGGGCAACACCGACGCGTCCGCCACCGCCATCACCGCCTCGACATCGGCCCAGAGCCCCGACAACACCGCCTGGGACAACTACCTCGTCACGCACCGCGGCAGCCTCAGCCAGTCGGGTGTGGACGACATCTTCGCCTACAACAGGAACACGCATCAGCTGTACGCGTACGGAAACGACGCGTCCGCCAACGGGACGCCGGGACACTTCAGCCTCACCCAGCAGGTCATGCACATTTCGAGCAAGCCGGCCTGTAATGCGGCAGCGCAGTGCACCGGCTACGTGGCGGACTGGTCCAAGGTCTCTCAGATTCTTGCCCCAGGCAGCTTCGACAACACGCTGGGGCTCGCAGACCTGATCACCGTCGAGGACAACCGTCTCTGGTACTACCCCGGTGCCTCCTCCGGCGGCCTGCACCTTGACCAGGGCATGCTGCTCGGCTCCGGCGACTGGTCCCGTACCACCCTCATCGCGCCGGGCAAGATCGGAAACACACCGACGCTCTGGGCCCGCGACGACGCCACCGGCCGCATCTACAGCTACGCGCTGAAGTTCGATGCCAACGGCGTTCCCACCGCGCTGCTGGCGCCTCCTTCGACTCAGGCGCCCTCGGCAGCGATCGCAACGCTCGACGCGGCGGTGTACCCGCAGGTCGGCTCCTACGGGGATCTGAACGGCGACGGTCTTGCCGACCTGTGGGCGATCAACACCGGCCAGCAACTTCTGGCCTTCAACGGAACCGTCACCGGGTTCTCGCCGTCCGCCGTCTCACTCGGCAATCTCAACGTGCCGGCAGCCCAGTGGAAGCTGACAGGACAGAGTGGCAACACAACGCCGAGTACCGATGGAAAGTACCCGGCGACGGTGTCCGGCGTAACGTGGTCGTCTGGCGCTATCGGCGGCAGGCCGACCGACTACGCGGAATTCAAGGGAGCCCAGTCGACCATCACGGCCAACGGCCCCGTCGTCGACACTCAGAAGAGCTTCACCATCAGTACCTGGGCCAAGCCCGGATCCGCCACCAGCATCATCGCCAGTCAGGACTTGACTCGCACCAGTTCATTCATCCTCTACGCGGACGCCAATTCGTCCCAGTGGCATTTCGCTCTGGCCAACGGCGACACCGATGGATGGCCGTTCGACTACACCTACGCGGCCAATGACGCCGCGCGCTTCACTCCCGGTGCGTGGACACGCCTCACTGCCGTCTACAACGCCCAGAGCGGCCTCATGAGCCTCTACGTCAACGGCGTCCTGGCCAGCAGCGGACAGCATCAGGCGTCGACCAGCCCTACTTCGTCCGGCCCGCTCGTATTCGGCCGGTTCAAAGCCGACGGGAAGCCGCAGGACAGCCTGACGGGCGGGATCAGCAACTTCGCCGTCTACTCCTACGCGGCAACCCCCACTGCTCCCGGGGCGGCTGGGCCGATCGCGCTGACCGGTTCCCCCGCCAACTGCATGGACAATGACAACGCCAGGCCCGACGACGGCAACAAGATCCAGATCGCCCGCTGCAACGGCACCCCGGCTCAGAATTTCGAGGTGCGGGGCGACGGAACGCTCCGCATTCAAGGCAAGTGCCTCGACGCCAGCAACGAGGCGACGGCAAACACCACCCTGCTCATGCTCTATACCTGCCATGGCCGCCCGAACCAGCAGTTCGTACCCCGAGCCGACAGCTCGTTCTACAACCCGGTCTCCGGCCGCTGCATCGACCTGGGGAATTTGAACACCACTCCAGGTACCCCACTCTGGCTGTACGACTGCAACCTCTCTGACGCTCAGCGTTGGAGCGTTCCAGCCCTGACCACGACGTCCCTGCCCGTCCCGACGCCGTAG
- a CDS encoding lipid-transfer protein translates to MKSYIVGVGMTKFEKPESRDWQYWDMAKEAGTAALADAGIGYEQVEQVPVGYCFQASTAGQRAAYELGLTGVPVYNVNNNCATGSTALMMARQFVEGGISDCVLALGFEKMKRGALGGGADAGSDFKTSPVARHYGIMAAGHGFEMSPPTAQIFGNAAREHMERYGTTAAQLAAVGAKNHRHSANNPNAQFQDVYTVEEILAAKPIHEPLTKLQCSPTSDGAAAAVVVSERFVVAHGLHDKAVEIVAQAMTTDTEDSFASGSCIDVVGKPMTRAAGRQVFSASGLGIEDVDVIELHDCFSVNELLTYEALGMCDEGAGGKLVESGATTYGGRWVVNPSGGLISKGHPLGATGLAQAAELVWQLRGQAGPRQVAGARVGLAHNIGLGGAAVVTMLRRG, encoded by the coding sequence ATGAAGTCGTACATCGTGGGCGTCGGCATGACGAAGTTCGAGAAGCCGGAGTCGCGGGACTGGCAGTACTGGGACATGGCCAAGGAGGCCGGGACGGCGGCGCTGGCGGATGCGGGGATCGGGTACGAGCAGGTGGAACAGGTGCCCGTGGGCTACTGCTTCCAGGCCTCCACGGCCGGCCAGCGGGCCGCGTACGAGCTGGGGCTGACCGGGGTGCCGGTCTACAACGTGAACAACAACTGCGCCACGGGTTCGACGGCGCTGATGATGGCGCGGCAGTTCGTGGAGGGCGGCATCAGCGACTGCGTGCTCGCGCTGGGCTTCGAGAAGATGAAGAGGGGCGCGCTGGGCGGCGGCGCGGACGCGGGCTCCGACTTCAAGACCTCGCCGGTGGCCCGGCACTACGGGATCATGGCCGCCGGGCACGGCTTCGAGATGTCCCCGCCGACCGCGCAGATCTTCGGGAACGCGGCGCGCGAGCACATGGAGCGGTACGGGACCACGGCCGCGCAGCTGGCGGCGGTCGGGGCGAAGAACCACCGGCACTCGGCGAACAACCCGAACGCGCAGTTCCAGGACGTGTACACGGTCGAGGAGATCCTGGCGGCGAAGCCGATCCACGAGCCGCTGACGAAGCTCCAGTGCTCACCGACCTCGGACGGGGCCGCGGCGGCGGTCGTCGTCTCGGAGCGGTTCGTGGTCGCGCACGGGCTGCACGACAAGGCGGTGGAGATCGTCGCGCAGGCGATGACGACGGACACGGAGGACTCGTTCGCCTCCGGCTCGTGCATCGACGTGGTCGGCAAGCCGATGACGCGGGCGGCGGGGCGGCAGGTGTTCTCGGCGTCCGGGCTCGGGATCGAGGACGTGGACGTGATCGAGCTGCACGACTGCTTCTCCGTCAACGAGCTGCTGACGTACGAGGCGCTGGGCATGTGCGACGAGGGCGCCGGCGGGAAGCTGGTGGAGTCGGGCGCGACCACGTACGGCGGGCGGTGGGTGGTGAACCCCTCCGGGGGCCTCATCTCGAAGGGGCACCCGCTGGGCGCGACGGGGCTGGCGCAGGCGGCGGAACTGGTCTGGCAGCTGCGCGGCCAGGCCGGCCCCCGCCAGGTCGCCGGCGCCCGCGTGGGCCTGGCGCACAACATAGGCCTGGGCGGCGCGGCGGTGGTGACGATGCTGCGGCGGGGCTGA